In Budorcas taxicolor isolate Tak-1 chromosome 16, Takin1.1, whole genome shotgun sequence, the following are encoded in one genomic region:
- the TMEM9 gene encoding proton-transporting V-type ATPase complex assembly regulator TMEM9 codes for MKLLCVLAVVGSLLVPPAQANKSSEDIRCKCICPPYRNISGHIYNQNVSQKDCNCLHVVEPMPVPGHDVEAYCLLCECKYEERSTTTIKVIIVIYLSVVGALLLYMGFLMLVDPLIRKPDAYTERLHNEESEDARSAAATLGPRANTVLERVEGAQQRWKLQVQEQRKTVFDRHKMLS; via the exons ATGAAGCTCCTGTGTGTGCTGGCCGTGGTCGGAAGTCTGCTGGTGCCCCCAGCCCAAGCCAACAAG AGTTCTGAAGATATTCGTTGTAAATGCATCTGTCCACCGTATAGGAACATCAGCGGGCACATTTACAACCAGAATGTGTCACAGAAGGACTG CAACTGCCTGCACGTGGTGGAGCCCATGCCAGTGCCCGGCCACGACGTGGAGGCCTACTGCCTGCTGTGCGAGTGCAAGTACGAGGAGCGgagcaccaccaccatcaag GTCATCATCGTCATCTACCTGTCGGTGGTGGGCGCCCTCCTGCTCTACATGGGCTTCCTGATGCTGGTGGACCCTCTGATCCGGAAGCCAGACGCCTACACCGAGCGGCTGCACAACGAGGAGAGTGAG GACGCCCGCTCTGCTGCCGCCACCTTGGGGCCCCGGGCAAACACGGTCCTGGAGCGCGTGGAGGGCGCACAGCAGCGGTGGAAGCTGCAGGTGCAGGAGCAGCGGAAGACCGTCTTCGACCGGCACAAGATGCTCAGCTAG